In Hymenobacter sublimis, a single genomic region encodes these proteins:
- a CDS encoding DUF4198 domain-containing protein: MTPKSTIIRSSLAGVVAVLIATTALANEFWLEPARFFVLPGATVHLRRLTGQGFQGQAWGGRRNRVIQLLHYAPGADPANLLPLTTTTDTLATTITLRQPGTHMVALVTNNAFTTLPAEQFTAYLQAEGLDYVLAQRQQRGQTGQPGREAYRRCAKTLIQVGPAAAADTARTWARVVGQPLELIPEQNPPTLASGAGLTVRVLAEGRPVAGQPVRLWYRSPTSQPVLLHTLRSNQNGRVLFRISGPGEYLAGAVRMVAAPAAQSADWQSTWSTLTFGVSKQKRP, from the coding sequence GTGACGCCGAAGTCCACCATTATAAGGAGTAGCCTAGCCGGGGTAGTGGCAGTGCTAATTGCCACCACTGCCTTGGCCAATGAGTTCTGGCTGGAGCCGGCGCGATTTTTTGTATTGCCCGGCGCCACGGTGCACCTGCGGCGCCTCACCGGTCAAGGGTTTCAGGGGCAGGCCTGGGGCGGCCGCCGCAACCGGGTAATTCAGCTGCTCCACTACGCGCCCGGCGCTGATCCGGCCAATTTGCTCCCCCTGACTACGACCACCGACACGCTGGCAACCACCATTACCCTGCGGCAGCCCGGTACGCATATGGTGGCCTTGGTTACCAACAATGCATTTACTACGCTACCCGCCGAGCAGTTCACCGCGTACCTGCAAGCCGAGGGCCTTGATTACGTGCTGGCCCAACGCCAGCAGCGGGGCCAAACCGGGCAGCCGGGCCGCGAGGCCTACCGGCGGTGCGCTAAAACCCTGATTCAGGTGGGGCCCGCCGCTGCCGCCGATACGGCCCGCACGTGGGCGCGCGTGGTGGGCCAGCCCCTGGAGCTGATACCCGAGCAAAACCCGCCTACCCTAGCCAGCGGCGCCGGACTTACTGTGCGCGTGCTGGCCGAGGGCCGGCCGGTAGCTGGCCAGCCGGTGCGGCTGTGGTACCGGAGCCCCACCTCGCAGCCGGTGCTACTTCATACGCTCCGCAGTAACCAAAACGGCCGGGTGCTGTTTCGTATATCCGGGCCGGGTGAGTACCTTGCCGGCGCCGTGCGCATGGTGGCCGCCCCGGCCGCGCAATCCGCTGACTGGCAGAGTACCTGGAGTACCCTGACGTTTGGCGTGAGCAAACAAAAGAGGCCGTAG
- a CDS encoding STAS domain-containing protein yields the protein MKYSIDKKETYTIITIDEKKLDTTVAPDLKSEFVKLNAEGINNLILDLSNVKYTDSSGLSSILIANRLCNSTGGLLVLTGLQDHVMKLITISKLESVLHILPTVEEGIDRIFLHAIERDLTSKE from the coding sequence ATGAAGTACTCAATAGATAAAAAAGAGACCTACACGATTATCACGATTGACGAGAAGAAGCTCGACACGACGGTCGCGCCCGATCTGAAATCGGAATTCGTGAAGCTGAATGCCGAGGGCATCAACAACCTGATTTTGGACCTAAGCAACGTTAAATACACGGATTCTTCCGGGCTTAGCTCCATTCTGATTGCCAACCGCCTCTGCAACTCTACCGGTGGTTTGCTGGTGCTTACGGGGCTGCAGGACCACGTGATGAAGCTCATCACCATTTCCAAGCTGGAGTCGGTGCTGCATATTTTGCCCACGGTGGAAGAAGGTATCGACCGGATTTTCCTGCACGCTATTGAGCGGGATCTGACTAGCAAAGAATAG
- a CDS encoding ribonuclease Z, translated as MEFELKILGSASATPFLDRHHTAQVLTVGNAQYLIDCGEGTQRRLMEHKIRHQRIHTIFISHLHGDHFFGLFGLLGTMHLNGRTEPLRLFGPPGLDEVLTSQFRHSYTHLSFELEFTPVDTTQHQLIFEDKNVTVHTLPMRHRIPCCGYLFREKPKRRRLLPELLPPGLTHAQLHALTLGEDVHNAQGQLLVPNAHVTMAPKRARSYAFCSDTLYTESLADLVRDVDLLYHEATFLDDLRDRALVTHHSTARQAGLLARRAEVHRLLIGHFSSRYRDLEPLLAEAKTMFEWTELAVEGLSVSITE; from the coding sequence TTGGAGTTCGAGCTGAAAATTCTGGGTAGTGCCTCGGCTACGCCGTTCCTGGACCGCCACCACACGGCGCAGGTCCTGACCGTGGGAAATGCTCAGTATCTCATTGACTGCGGCGAAGGTACCCAGCGTCGCCTGATGGAGCATAAAATCCGGCACCAGCGCATCCACACCATCTTCATCAGCCACCTCCACGGCGACCATTTCTTCGGGCTTTTCGGACTGCTGGGTACCATGCACCTGAACGGGCGCACGGAGCCGCTGCGCTTGTTTGGTCCGCCCGGCCTGGATGAGGTGCTGACCAGCCAGTTTCGGCATTCCTACACTCACCTGAGCTTCGAGCTGGAATTCACTCCGGTTGATACCACCCAGCACCAACTCATCTTCGAGGATAAGAACGTGACGGTGCACACGTTGCCCATGCGCCACCGCATTCCGTGCTGCGGCTACCTGTTCCGGGAAAAGCCCAAGCGCCGCCGCCTGCTCCCTGAACTGTTGCCGCCCGGCCTCACCCACGCCCAGCTCCACGCCCTAACCCTGGGCGAGGACGTGCACAATGCGCAGGGCCAGCTGCTGGTGCCTAATGCGCACGTAACTATGGCGCCCAAGCGGGCCCGCAGCTATGCCTTCTGCTCCGACACGCTGTACACGGAAAGCCTGGCCGACCTCGTGCGCGACGTGGACCTACTGTATCACGAGGCTACCTTCCTAGATGATTTGCGCGACCGGGCCTTAGTAACCCACCATTCCACGGCCCGCCAGGCCGGTTTGCTGGCCCGCCGCGCCGAGGTGCACCGCCTGCTCATCGGTCACTTTTCCAGCCGCTACCGCGACTTGGAGCCCCTGCTGGCTGAAGCCAAAACCATGTTTGAGTGGACGGAGCTAGCTGTGGAAGGCCTATCGGTAAGCATAACCGAGTAG
- a CDS encoding queuosine precursor transporter, with protein sequence MASSFTHKKQQLYLVLSGIFIVNALLAEIIGVKIFSVDALLGLPGNLTAGVIIWPVVFITTDIINEYFGREGVLRVSFLTVGLILYAFLVILATTKLPPAQFWLDVNSQDAQGRPFNIEFAYQSIFRQGLGIIIGSITAFIIGQVLDASVFQWFRRVAGGRYVWLRATGSTLISQLVDSFVVLFVAFYVFGNWTFDQVLSVANTNYWYKFAAAILLTPLLYLAHYLIDRYVGRDETQELQQQAAADVSV encoded by the coding sequence ATGGCCTCTTCTTTTACGCACAAAAAGCAGCAGCTTTACCTAGTGCTCAGCGGTATTTTCATTGTGAATGCGCTGCTGGCCGAAATCATTGGGGTAAAGATATTCTCCGTGGATGCGCTGCTGGGCCTGCCCGGCAACCTGACGGCCGGCGTTATCATTTGGCCCGTGGTGTTCATTACCACCGACATCATCAATGAATATTTTGGGCGCGAAGGAGTATTGCGCGTGAGTTTTCTGACGGTGGGCCTGATTCTGTACGCCTTCCTCGTGATTCTGGCCACTACCAAGCTGCCCCCGGCCCAGTTCTGGCTCGACGTCAATAGCCAAGATGCCCAGGGCCGGCCCTTCAACATTGAGTTTGCCTACCAGAGTATTTTCCGTCAGGGGTTGGGCATTATTATCGGCTCGATTACGGCCTTTATTATCGGGCAGGTGCTGGATGCCTCGGTGTTCCAGTGGTTTCGGCGGGTAGCGGGTGGGCGCTACGTGTGGCTGCGCGCCACGGGCTCCACGCTTATTTCCCAGCTCGTCGATTCCTTTGTGGTACTGTTCGTGGCCTTCTATGTATTCGGCAACTGGACTTTTGACCAGGTGCTGAGCGTGGCCAACACCAACTACTGGTATAAATTTGCCGCCGCCATCCTGCTCACGCCCCTGCTTTACCTGGCCCACTACCTCATTGATCGGTATGTAGGCCGGGACGAAACCCAGGAATTGCAGCAGCAGGCCGCGGCCGATGTGAGCGTGTAA